The following are encoded together in the Methylorubrum sp. B1-46 genome:
- the rplQ gene encoding 50S ribosomal protein L17 translates to MRHSYRGRRFNRTAEHRKAMFANMSAALIKHEQIVTTLPKAKDLRPVVEKLISLGRTDSVHARRLAMAQIRDADMVKKLFTVLGPRYQSRPGGYCRIMKAGFRYGDNAPMAVIEFVDRDVDARGKDSGPTAVETADAA, encoded by the coding sequence ATGCGTCACTCCTATCGCGGTCGCCGCTTCAACCGCACCGCCGAGCACCGCAAGGCGATGTTCGCCAACATGTCCGCCGCGCTGATCAAGCACGAGCAGATCGTCACCACCCTGCCGAAGGCCAAGGACCTGCGTCCGGTCGTCGAGAAGCTGATCTCACTCGGCCGCACCGACAGCGTCCATGCCCGCCGCCTCGCCATGGCTCAGATCCGCGACGCGGACATGGTCAAGAAGCTCTTCACGGTTCTCGGCCCGCGCTACCAGTCGCGTCCGGGCGGCTACTGCCGCATCATGAAGGCCGGCTTCCGCTACGGCGACAACGCGCCGATGGCCGTGATCGAGTTCGTGGACCGTGACGTTGATGCCCGCGGCAAGGATTCCGGCCCGACCGCTGTCGAGACGGCCGACGCGGCCTGA
- the rpsQ gene encoding 30S ribosomal protein S17 gives MPKRVLQGVVVSDKTDKTIVVKVERRFTHPVMKKTVRRSKNYHAHDEANTAKVGQTVFIEESRPYSKTKTWKLVEDQAAAAEAAGTAA, from the coding sequence ATGCCCAAGCGCGTCCTTCAAGGCGTCGTCGTCAGCGACAAGACCGATAAGACCATCGTCGTGAAGGTGGAGCGTCGCTTCACCCACCCGGTGATGAAGAAGACGGTTCGCCGCTCGAAGAACTATCATGCGCACGACGAGGCCAACACGGCCAAGGTCGGCCAGACGGTATTCATCGAGGAGTCCCGTCCCTATTCCAAGACCAAGACCTGGAAGCTGGTCGAGGATCAGGCGGCGGCGGCCGAAGCGGCCGGCACGGCGGCCTGA
- the rpmC gene encoding 50S ribosomal protein L29, with protein sequence MKSDQRLSDLRALSADQLSDELISLKKEQFNLRFQGATGQLENVARVREVRRDIARVRTLQRQKTLDAAKA encoded by the coding sequence ATGAAGTCCGACCAGAGACTGTCTGATCTGCGCGCTCTGTCGGCGGATCAGCTTTCCGACGAGCTCATCAGCCTGAAGAAGGAGCAGTTCAACCTGCGCTTCCAGGGCGCGACGGGCCAGCTCGAGAACGTCGCCCGGGTCCGTGAGGTCCGCCGCGACATCGCCCGTGTCCGCACGCTGCAGCGTCAGAAGACGCTGGACGCGGCCAAGGCCTGA
- a CDS encoding MarR family winged helix-turn-helix transcriptional regulator — protein MNAPNESAEVLRDPLLLDNQLCYALYAAAHRMTKSYRPMLERMGLTYPQYLVLLVLWETDGITVSEIGRRLRLDSGTLTPVLKRLETSGLLNRSRRQSDEREVEIALTDQGRALRAEAVAVRQSVMCQLNMSEPEIQAMRADLNALIENLSTAS, from the coding sequence GTGAATGCTCCCAATGAGAGCGCAGAGGTGCTGAGGGATCCGCTGCTCCTCGACAACCAGCTCTGCTACGCGCTTTACGCCGCCGCCCACCGGATGACGAAATCCTACCGGCCGATGCTGGAACGGATGGGGCTGACCTACCCGCAATACCTCGTTCTGCTCGTCCTCTGGGAGACGGACGGGATCACCGTGTCCGAGATCGGCCGGCGCCTGCGCTTGGATTCCGGCACACTCACGCCCGTGCTCAAGCGGCTCGAAACAAGCGGCCTCTTGAACCGCAGCCGCCGTCAGTCCGACGAGCGGGAGGTCGAGATCGCCCTGACCGATCAAGGCCGGGCGCTGCGCGCGGAGGCTGTGGCCGTCCGCCAGTCCGTCATGTGCCAGCTCAACATGTCGGAGCCTGAAATCCAGGCGATGCGCGCCGACCTGAACGCCCTCATCGAGAACCTGTCGACCGCGAGCTGA
- a CDS encoding NUDIX hydrolase: protein MTAGPIESSREARPQVGVLPMRRTPEGGTEILLVTSRETRRWIIPKGWPMKGRKPFEAAAREAYEEAGIVGRVGKRPIGFYLYEKRLKNRDAVLCQVTVFPLDVRKQLKKFPERGQREARWFTPSEAAEMVIEAGLAGLIRAAGNRDPKKKR, encoded by the coding sequence ATGACGGCTGGCCCGATCGAGAGCAGCCGCGAAGCGCGGCCCCAGGTCGGCGTGCTGCCGATGCGCCGGACGCCCGAGGGCGGAACGGAAATCCTGCTCGTCACCTCTCGCGAGACGCGGCGCTGGATCATCCCGAAGGGCTGGCCGATGAAGGGGCGCAAGCCCTTCGAGGCTGCTGCCCGCGAGGCCTATGAGGAAGCCGGCATCGTCGGCCGCGTCGGCAAGCGGCCGATCGGCTTCTACCTCTACGAGAAGCGCCTGAAGAACCGCGACGCGGTGCTCTGCCAAGTGACGGTGTTCCCGCTCGACGTGCGCAAGCAGCTCAAGAAGTTTCCTGAGCGGGGCCAGCGCGAAGCCCGCTGGTTTACGCCGTCCGAAGCCGCCGAGATGGTCATCGAGGCAGGTCTCGCCGGCCTGATCCGGGCTGCGGGCAACCGCGATCCGAAGAAGAAGCGCTGA
- a CDS encoding DNA-directed RNA polymerase subunit alpha, with translation MVIQKNWQELIKPNKLQVSAGDDPKRVATVVAEPLERGFGTTLGNSLRRVLLSSLQGAAVTSVQIDGVLHEFSSIPGVREDVTDIVLNIKTIAIRSQTDQPKRMTLRKTGPGLVTAGDIGAVGDIQILNPDLVICTLDDGAEIRMEFTVATGKGYVPADRNRPEDAPIGLIPVDALFSPVTKVSYRVETTREGQDLDKDKLTMTVETNGAVSPEDALAYAARIIQDQLQVFVNFEEPRKEEAAPLAPQLPFNPALLKKVDELELSVRSANCLKNDNIVYIGDLIQKSEGEMLRTPNFGRKSLNEIKEVLAGMGLHLGMDVPGWPPENIEDLAKRFEEHY, from the coding sequence GTGGTCATTCAGAAGAACTGGCAAGAGCTCATCAAGCCGAACAAGCTGCAGGTCTCCGCCGGCGACGATCCCAAGCGGGTCGCCACCGTGGTCGCCGAGCCGCTGGAGCGCGGCTTCGGCACGACGCTAGGCAATTCGCTTCGCCGCGTGCTGCTCTCCTCGCTCCAGGGCGCCGCGGTTACTTCGGTGCAGATCGACGGCGTGCTGCACGAGTTCTCGTCGATCCCCGGCGTGCGTGAGGACGTGACCGACATCGTCCTCAACATCAAGACCATCGCCATCCGCTCGCAGACCGACCAGCCGAAGCGCATGACCCTGCGCAAGACCGGCCCCGGCCTCGTCACCGCGGGTGACATCGGCGCCGTCGGCGACATCCAGATCCTGAACCCCGACCTCGTGATCTGCACCCTGGACGACGGGGCCGAGATCCGCATGGAGTTCACCGTCGCCACCGGCAAGGGCTACGTCCCGGCCGACCGCAACCGTCCCGAGGATGCGCCGATTGGCCTGATCCCGGTGGATGCCCTGTTCTCTCCCGTGACCAAGGTCAGCTACCGCGTCGAGACCACCCGCGAGGGCCAGGATCTCGACAAGGACAAGCTGACCATGACGGTCGAGACCAACGGCGCCGTGTCGCCGGAGGATGCGCTGGCCTACGCCGCACGCATCATCCAGGACCAGCTCCAGGTGTTCGTGAACTTCGAGGAGCCCCGCAAGGAAGAGGCCGCGCCGCTCGCGCCGCAGCTCCCCTTCAACCCGGCCCTGCTCAAGAAGGTGGACGAGCTGGAACTGTCGGTCCGCTCGGCGAACTGCCTGAAGAACGACAACATCGTCTATATCGGCGACCTCATCCAGAAGTCGGAGGGCGAAATGCTGCGCACCCCGAACTTCGGCCGCAAGTCGCTCAACGAGATCAAGGAAGTGCTCGCCGGCATGGGCCTGCACCTCGGCATGGACGTTCCCGGCTGGCCGCCGGAGAACATCGAGGATCTCGCCAAGCGCTTCGAAGAGCACTACTGA
- the rplP gene encoding 50S ribosomal protein L16 has translation MLQPKKTKFRKQFKGRIHGAAKGGFELNFGQFGLKCLEPERITARQIEAARRAITREMKRQGRVWIRVFPDLPVTAKPTEVRMGSGKGAPEYWAARVHPGRIMFEVDGVAEDIAREALRLGAAKLPVRTRVIQRIAD, from the coding sequence ATGCTGCAACCCAAGAAGACCAAGTTCCGTAAGCAGTTCAAGGGACGCATCCATGGCGCGGCCAAGGGCGGCTTTGAGCTGAACTTCGGCCAGTTCGGCCTCAAGTGCCTGGAGCCCGAGCGCATCACCGCGCGCCAGATCGAGGCGGCCCGCCGCGCGATCACCCGCGAGATGAAGCGTCAGGGCCGGGTGTGGATCCGGGTGTTCCCGGATCTGCCCGTCACCGCCAAGCCCACCGAGGTCCGCATGGGCTCTGGTAAGGGCGCCCCCGAATACTGGGCGGCCCGGGTCCATCCCGGCCGCATCATGTTCGAGGTCGATGGCGTTGCCGAGGACATCGCCCGCGAGGCTCTGCGCCTCGGTGCCGCGAAGCTGCCGGTGCGCACCCGCGTCATCCAGCGCATCGCTGATTGA